In Lathamus discolor isolate bLatDis1 chromosome 1, bLatDis1.hap1, whole genome shotgun sequence, the following are encoded in one genomic region:
- the GRSF1 gene encoding G-rich sequence factor 1 yields MAAAAAARRGLAALVLGRRPPLLPCLLSSPARRVPSGAAALALGLGAPRAPAALRAAVRSYSQVTDAPSQQGHLSEEEQESPKAENDNVFLIRAQGFPFSCTEEDVLTFFDGCRIRNGENGIHFLLNRDGRRRGDALIELESKEDVQRALQKHLRYMGPRYVKVFEVHDSDVESLLQNLRDESQAINDGVVLLRGLPFNSTEDDIAYFFSGLKITDIVFIYRGERRTGEAFVQFAAPDMAAKALLRHREYMGNRYIEVYVSRKHQMQKHLPYDRQPVTYHRVRREHEYISEERGLSDMGSSDAERGNKLCREGMESSGHVVQSGSVSSPLHFVHMKGFPTQASAQDIINFFAPLKPTRILIEYNSHGDATGEADVHFESHEDAVAAMAKEGSQLQCSAIELFLNKHPTAKENC; encoded by the exons AtggcagccgccgccgccgcccgccgcggcCTGGCTGCCCTGGTGCTGGGCCGCCGCCCGCCGCTGCTGCCCTGCTTGCTCTCGTCGCCCGCCCGCAGAGTCCCCAGCGGCGCTGCCGCTCttgccctggggctgggggcgCCGCGGGCTCCCGCTGCGCTCCGTGCTGCCGTCCGCAGTTACAGTCAG GTTACAGATGCACCGTCCCAACAAGGTCATCTTTCAGAGGAAGAACAGGAGTCACCCAAGGCAGAAAACGACAATGTTTTTCTCATCAGGGCACAAGGATTCCCCTTCTCTTGCACTGAGGAAGATGTGCTTACCTTTTTTGATG GCTGTAGAATTCGAAATGGTGAGAACGGCATACACTTCCTCTTAAACAGGGATGGGAGACGCAGAGGGGATGCCTTGATCGAGCTGGAGTCAAAAGAAGATGTCCAGAGAGCCTTGCAAAAGCACCTGAGGTACATGGGCCCCCGCTATGTGAAAG TTTTTGAAGTACACGATAGTGATGTAGAGAGCTTACTACAGAATCTGCGGGATGAATCACAAGCCATTAATGATGGAGTTGTACTACTCAGAGGCCTTCCCTTCAACTCCACTGAGGATGATATCGCGTATTTTTTCTCAG GTTTGAAAATAACTGACATAGTTTTCATTTACCGGGGAGAAAGAAGAACAGGAGAAGCTTTTGTGCAGTTTGCAGCTCCTGATATGGCAGCTAAAGCCCTGCTACGACACAGGGAGTATATGGGAAATAG ATACATAGAAGTGTATGTCAGTAGGAAGCATCAAATGCAAAAGCATTTGCCTTATGACAGGCAGCCGGTGACCTACCACAGAGTGAGAAGAGAACATGAATACATTTCTGAAGAAAGGGGGTTGAGTGACATGGGCAGCTCCGATGCTGAAAGAGGAAATA AATTGTGCAGGGAAGGAATGGAAAGTTCAGGGCATGTTGTACAGTCTGGGAGTGTCTCATCACCACTGCACTTTGTTCATATGAAGGGTTTCCCTACCCAAGCTAGTGCCCAAGACATTATAAAT ttTTTTGCTCCGCTGAAGCCCACAAGAATCCTGATAGAATACAACTCCCATGGAGATGCCACAGGAGAAGCGGACGTGCATTTCGAGAGCCATGAGGATGCAGTGGCTGCGATGGCCAAGGAGGGGTCCCAGCTGC AGTGCAGTGCCATTGAGTTGTTCCTGAATAAACATCCGACGGCAAAAGAAAACTGTTAG